TACTTCTAAAAGGAAGTTTGGAATTGACGCTACCAATTTCTTTAATCATTTAAGCGGATATACAGAAAATCCGACCTATCACCATTTATCCGTGGCACCATTTGAAATTAGAGATGACTTTATTCGGTTGATCGATGAGGAAATCAACTTTCAAAAACAATATTCGAATGGCCGGATCATTATAAAAATGAATTCATTAACCGATAAAGTCATAATTATGAAATTATATGAAGCATCAAATGCCGGGGTTAAAATTGATTTAATCGTACGCGGAACCTGCTGTTTGCGTCCGGGACTTAAAGGAGCCAGTGAAAACATTACAGTACGCAGTATTGTCGGAAGATTATTAGAACACAGTCGTATTTATTATTTTCATCACAACGGCGAAGAGAAAATCTTTCTTTCTTCTGCTGATATGATGACCCGTAATATGGAAAAACGTGTAGAAATTTTATTTCCGATATTTGACGGTCCTAATAAGCAGCGTATTCGTGAAATTTTGGATGCTTCACTTGCAGATAATATGAAAGCACGCGAGCAGGACGATACAGGAGAGTATCATTACGTAGAAAGAAACGAGGATGATCCGGAAATAGATAGCCAGCTGATGCTGTTTAATAAGGCATATCGAGTGAAGGAAGATGAGGAATAGAAGTACAGCAGATATTAACAAATAATTATCACTATTAAAAATCGACAGGGCAAATGCCTTTTGGACATGCCCTGTTGGAATGCTTTCATGACGTCAGTAAGCTTAATATTAGCGAAACTGATGTTTTTTTATACAATCTTATTCTTCGTACTCGATAACTAACATGTCCCAATACGTTAACGAAGGTAGAGTGAACGATACGTCCTTGCCTTTTTGTACAAATGGAACAGCAATCGGCATTGAGGATTTTGTATCCGGAGATGCCAGCCACATTCTGTTAATCTTTTTTTCTTCCTTTATCGTGAAATCTAAATTGGTACGTTCAGACGGAGCGGGCTGAGCAGCATCAGAATCGCGCCATTCCATCGTTTTGGCGTCTAAAAAGTTAATAAAATGAATGATTTTTTGTTTCTCTTTTTGTTTAGGCAAGATCCATATTTGTCCTTGCACAGCATCCCCGAATGATAAAGGAATTCCTTCATTAGAGGTTAATTCAATGCTTGAATTTGTCACATTCTCTCGCAGGATGTTTTCGTATGCTGTTAAAAAATCATAGTAATCAATCATTTTCTCTTGCAAGCTTGCCTCCATATTTAATTGATGAAGGGGGAAGTATTCTTTTGACAGCATATGCTCTCCCTGCTCGAGATGGGCTCCTCCATTTGCAAAAATCACTGCATTCGCCGATAGTATTCCTGCTTCATTGAACGAACCAGGCTGGTTGGAATGATTATAGTTCATATAAGCTGCTAGAACAGAGCTTTCATCTCGTTTTGAGAGGGAAGCATTTTCATCCAGGATTCGTTTTAAATCACTGTATGATTTGTATTCATCCCACACCTCTGTATATAGAAAAGAAGGTGAAGCTTCTGCTATCGCTGATTGCCCGTACTGATTGACAGCATTCATCACAATCTCTTTATCGGGAATCTCTTGTTTTATTTTTGAGAGAAACGGTTGAAAGCCGTCAACAATTTGTACTGGACTTCCCCACTCGTTAAATACATCACCGCGATCTCCCAATTGATCAATATGCCAGCCATCAAACGGAAGACGACGATATACGTTTTTTTGTTGATTAATAATATAATCCTGCCACCAAGGATTCGTCGGATTCATAATATTTACATTGCTTTTCCATTGGTCAGGCAGCGGGTGCTGGTCAATGATCTCATGCTGACTGTCTTTAAACAAGTGCCATTCTCGTGGAATGTCTTTGTTTTCGAAAGAACCATACAATAAGTTATAAGCCATTGTTTTCATGTTTTTCTGATGGGCAAAGTCAATGTATTGCTTGACGGTTTCAAGTGAAATGTCACGGTTCGCGACATCCTGCCAGTGTGAGGCAGGGGAATCTCCCTCTGTTTTAAGCGGCTGTTGATGCTCTTCATGCCAGTCATAAAATTGCAATCCATTTATGTGATATCGGTTTAAAGAAGAGATGACATGGCTTACATTTTCCCCAGTCGATTCGCCGAATTCAGAGAGAAACCCATAGCGGGGGAATTTGCTCCAATCGCTTGAAACATCGACTGCAATCGTTTCCGTCTGCACGTGATTACCTTTAAACATAGTGATCTCAGCTAAGTATCCTTTATAATCATCATTAGGAGGATTCCATGACCACGATTGTTCGGTTGAATCGTTCACTGAAAGAGTTTGCTCTTCTATTTTGCGATCTAAATGATAGTAAGCTATTTTTATTGTTTCGGACTTCGTTTGATTGCTTAGGCTAAAAGTGACTGCATCACCGGGAGAGTAGTGTGATTTATTTGTTTGCAGGTTGGTAAATAGGTTTTGTACTGGAATGAGATCGATTTTGGGAGATGCCTTTTCACTTAAAAGTGTTTTATTGCTATAGATTGCAAAAAGGGAGAGGAGTACTGCACCGAGAATTAAAATTATTGTTTTCCATTTCATTTTGTTTCACCAACTTTATTGAAAAACTTGGCTTCGCCTATTACTACTAGCGAAAGCCAAGTTTCCTTTTTATGCCTAGTTTCGAACTAGATAAACTAGTCGAATTTAAGCTTTTTATGAGTTTTAATAATTTAACAGGAACATATCACAAGAGTGATTAGTTATTTGTTAAATTGGCGTTCACTTCCACTTTGTTGTTGAAGTTCACTTGCACTTTTTTCTTTTCTTCTACAGGAATATTAACATAGACTGTTTTCGTCTTTTCATCGTAGAAGAAGGAACGTTTTGTATTTGTCAGGTCATCTAAAGAGTTAACCTTTTGATATTTGTTGCCGCCTGCCTGTACTTTTTCCGGAGCTTCTTCATTGTTGAGCTTAATTGTATATTGCTCAATTTTAGAATCAAAATGATCAGCTTCCAGTGATTTCGAGAATTCGATTTTGTTTCGTTTTTGTTCAATGTTGAAGTTCGTTACATCGAATTCACCTTTTTCATGATCAAGCGATTTGCTATCGTCTTCATAGAAGCTATAGCTTGCTTCATCATCTACGTAAGTATCGAGCACAAGGTTTGTTAAATCTTTTTCACCCGTATGCTGCTGAACTTCACGAGTAGGCACAATTGAATCTTCTTTCATGAAGATTGGCAAGTGATCAAGCGGAGCGTCGACAGAAATCGTTTGACCGCCTTCGTATTCTTTCTTCGTCCAGTAATCGATCCATGTTTCGCCTTCAGGTAGGTAAACTTCACGGCTCGTTTTTCCTTCTTCAACAACTGGTGCAAGCATCATAGAGTCACCGAACATGAATTGGTCACTAATATTATAAGTGTTCTCATCTTCTTGATAATGATAGACAAGCGGCTGTTGAACTGGTTTACCAGTTTCAGAAGCGTCTTTAAATGCATTGTATAGGTAAGGCATGAGCTGATAGCGCATTTCAATATATTTTTTGCTGATATTTTCTACATCTTTTCCGAATGACCATGGCTCCTGATGATAGTTTCGATCACTCCACTGGTCATAGTGAACACGTGCAAACGGCAAGAATGAGCCTAGTTCGATCCAGCGAGCGAATAATTCAGAATTTGCTTGGCCGCCAAATCCACCGATGTCATTTCCGACAAAAGATGCTCCGGAGAGACCAAGGTTCATATTCATTGGTAGAGACATTTGTAAATGTTCCCAAGTACTCATACTATCGCCTGTCCAAATTGCAGCATAACGCTGGGATCCGGCAAACATATCACGAGTTAAGATGAATGGTCTTTCATTTGGCTTGCTCTTCTTCCAAGCATCATAAGTTGCTTCATTTTCTAAGTGTCCATATAGATTATGGAATTCAGAATGAAGCACCTTGTTGTTCTGATCATCTTCTCCATATGAATCGAGCGGCAGCGTGTGGAAATATCCATCAGCGTCATTGAATACAGCTGGTTCATTCATATCATTCCAAATACCATCAACACCCTCATTCAGAAGGGAGGAGGCAATATGGTCAGACCACCAGTTCTTCACATCGCTATTCAAAAAGTTAGGGAATGCGGAATCTCCTGGCCAGACAGGACCGATATAAGGCTTTCCGTCTGATTGTTTCACAAAGTAGTTATTCTCTATTCCCTCATTATAAATGGAATAATTTTCATCTTTTTTGACACCTGGATCATTAATGGCTACAGTGTGAAGGCCTTTCATATTTTCAATTTCTTTAAAAGCGTTCTTGTATCGGTCGCTCCACGTAAAGACTCTGTATCCATCCATATAATCAATGTCAAAATTCAGCGTATCGAGCGGAATCTTTTTATCACGATAAGTTTTGGCAATGTCAACAAGTTGTTCTGGCGTATAAGCCCATGCACTTTGCTGGAGACCCAAAGACCATTCTGGCGGAAGCTTAATCTTACCAGTTAATTCTGTGTATTGTTCAAGAACGTCGGAAATTTCAGGTCCATTCATAAAATAGTAAGTTAACGGACCGCCATTTGCATAAAAATAGTAGTAATCGTCAGACTTGCTTGCCATTTCGTAATAAGAGCGGTGTGAATTGTCGAACATAATTCCATATGCTTTCCCATCTTTTAGGCCCATAAAGAATGGGATGGAAGCATAAACATACTTTGTTTTATTGGTATATCCATATGAATCCATGTTCCACATGCCCAAACTTTTACCACGTTTATTTAACGTACTGCCTGTTTGTTCTCCAAATCCATAAAAGTTCTCATCTTTGGACGTTTTTTTGTAAACGTAAGGCTTTCCGTTCTCGTAACCGGAACTTGCACCATTTTTCATGTAATCTTCGTTGATCACGTTACCTTGCTTGTCTAAAAATTTCACACCAAAAGGCGATTTGCTGATTTTAATTGTGAGTTCTTTAGTTGAAATCGTATACTCATTTTCGCCATCGGTAGTTTTAAATCTAGGTGTCTTCCAATCTTTCTTTTGAATAGCTGGAGAATCTTTTTCCTCTTGGCCATCTTTTAACACGGAAACCTTTACTAGATCTTCAGAGTAAATACGAATAAAAGCATTATATTCTCCCAGATCAAATTGGACACCATTTTCTAATTTTTTAACTTCTGTGGCAGAGAGCTTTTGCAAGTTTTCCTGATTCAGCGGAGTGTCTGGATCTGGCTCTGCTGCAAATGCTGCGTTAATGTTGGAAGTTAATGCGACAATTGTTACGATAGTTACTACGAATAATGCTCTGAGTGATTTCTTTACTTTTAACACAAAAACACCTCAAACTATTCTTTTTTTGTAATACATTTTTGAGAGATACGGTCTACGGCAACATTTTTCTCGTTTTCACTAGTTCATTTCGTTTTTATTTATCACCGACTTTACAAAAAATTTTTATAGAAAACTCCAAGAAAAGGAGTTAACTAAAAAAATAGTAAAAATAGATATATTGCGTTACGCCTATTCAAAATTAGCAACAAAATTCGACAAGAACAATGGGGATTAAATC
This window of the Bacillus gobiensis genome carries:
- a CDS encoding glycoside hydrolase family 66 protein encodes the protein MKWKTIILILGAVLLSLFAIYSNKTLLSEKASPKIDLIPVQNLFTNLQTNKSHYSPGDAVTFSLSNQTKSETIKIAYYHLDRKIEEQTLSVNDSTEQSWSWNPPNDDYKGYLAEITMFKGNHVQTETIAVDVSSDWSKFPRYGFLSEFGESTGENVSHVISSLNRYHINGLQFYDWHEEHQQPLKTEGDSPASHWQDVANRDISLETVKQYIDFAHQKNMKTMAYNLLYGSFENKDIPREWHLFKDSQHEIIDQHPLPDQWKSNVNIMNPTNPWWQDYIINQQKNVYRRLPFDGWHIDQLGDRGDVFNEWGSPVQIVDGFQPFLSKIKQEIPDKEIVMNAVNQYGQSAIAEASPSFLYTEVWDEYKSYSDLKRILDENASLSKRDESSVLAAYMNYNHSNQPGSFNEAGILSANAVIFANGGAHLEQGEHMLSKEYFPLHQLNMEASLQEKMIDYYDFLTAYENILRENVTNSSIELTSNEGIPLSFGDAVQGQIWILPKQKEKQKIIHFINFLDAKTMEWRDSDAAQPAPSERTNLDFTIKEEKKINRMWLASPDTKSSMPIAVPFVQKGKDVSFTLPSLTYWDMLVIEYEE
- a CDS encoding glycoside hydrolase family 31 protein, whose protein sequence is MLKVKKSLRALFVVTIVTIVALTSNINAAFAAEPDPDTPLNQENLQKLSATEVKKLENGVQFDLGEYNAFIRIYSEDLVKVSVLKDGQEEKDSPAIQKKDWKTPRFKTTDGENEYTISTKELTIKISKSPFGVKFLDKQGNVINEDYMKNGASSGYENGKPYVYKKTSKDENFYGFGEQTGSTLNKRGKSLGMWNMDSYGYTNKTKYVYASIPFFMGLKDGKAYGIMFDNSHRSYYEMASKSDDYYYFYANGGPLTYYFMNGPEISDVLEQYTELTGKIKLPPEWSLGLQQSAWAYTPEQLVDIAKTYRDKKIPLDTLNFDIDYMDGYRVFTWSDRYKNAFKEIENMKGLHTVAINDPGVKKDENYSIYNEGIENNYFVKQSDGKPYIGPVWPGDSAFPNFLNSDVKNWWSDHIASSLLNEGVDGIWNDMNEPAVFNDADGYFHTLPLDSYGEDDQNNKVLHSEFHNLYGHLENEATYDAWKKSKPNERPFILTRDMFAGSQRYAAIWTGDSMSTWEHLQMSLPMNMNLGLSGASFVGNDIGGFGGQANSELFARWIELGSFLPFARVHYDQWSDRNYHQEPWSFGKDVENISKKYIEMRYQLMPYLYNAFKDASETGKPVQQPLVYHYQEDENTYNISDQFMFGDSMMLAPVVEEGKTSREVYLPEGETWIDYWTKKEYEGGQTISVDAPLDHLPIFMKEDSIVPTREVQQHTGEKDLTNLVLDTYVDDEASYSFYEDDSKSLDHEKGEFDVTNFNIEQKRNKIEFSKSLEADHFDSKIEQYTIKLNNEEAPEKVQAGGNKYQKVNSLDDLTNTKRSFFYDEKTKTVYVNIPVEEKKKVQVNFNNKVEVNANLTNN